The following coding sequences are from one Amphiprion ocellaris isolate individual 3 ecotype Okinawa chromosome 19, ASM2253959v1, whole genome shotgun sequence window:
- the grid2ipa gene encoding delphilin isoform X4, whose product MGRDRSLSRHFRIFIPKKHRERFDEVVSQSLMSRLKGRSFSDPSRNHLRRSRSEDHPERLLVSTRASSVPRTHAEEGVVPPTRGMRKTTSLIAGHSSGSTTNCRTVRVCKGNMSFGFTLRGHAPVWIDSVIPGSPADKAGLKPGDRILFLNGLDMRTSSHEKVVSMLQGSGAMPTLVVEDGPPTFSLSEQDFAGGGVPAERARSPVLSSLQWVAEILPPSIRVQGRTFGQQLEHLLTIQERYTICKALENFFQHRNVDTLIVDVFPVLDTPAKQVIWQFVYQLLTYEEQEHCQSKISRFLGYKAPVPPPPPPPPPPPEPEVAPEPHRRSSSMRVTGTTYRSSVRGRSSDDLVIGTHLGMGLRAEPVLETGMRLAPGERQSGDGTSLPETPNNLTNLSAVYAELENMYSAKRSKSLKSRPPPAPESLLDLEPPSRTPSPTIHANTGSRKGPPSHTSWPDPLPSPPPSQFYPSGLTSQTSGESNPYISLDSPPPSPPEPPDYPSSPPAHRSNKRRYTFSKPPRSEDTDRFLDALSEQLGQRVAIVDDFLTPENDYEEDVVQMGFPDEEDDDNEDDLGVDEEENGGFVAPELSSPSDVQSSSGEENASSLTYSSSSDHIPPPPMTPPPPPPVQFNDPPPPPPPPPAQTQPQQQQLSYTPEHSPRAYVPIRRKSGPPPPPPPRNNPPPKRHSLHKVLPTRDDLQVHATIQELKAYQEQQAYQERQAYEEQQAYKERQAYEEQKAYEEQQLFQEQQAYQEKLFKERQAYEEQKAYEEQKAFEEQQMYQEQQAYQERQAYEQRQAYQEQKAYEQRQAYKEQKAFEELQAYQEQKAYEERKAYEEQKAYEERQAYEEQQMQQIYQSHHSMPNQPTQQKSHSPLPLQQLHQSLPPLPSPDSAHHHPNHPLYLMRQAQQQQQQQQQQQTHQSHHHRRLSRSAPPPHQPSPQPTVHPSPQAQYAEGIYQSHQGIRPQPHHSSAEMLHQMHQAPAHHSSTEMLHQLQQVQARHSSAEMLQQMQHAHYSSSEMLHQIHKSKAHHSSTELLHQAHQMQQMQPHHSSTELLHQAHQMHRGQPHHSSTELLHQMHKPQAHHSSTELLHQAHQMHQPKPHHSSTELLHQAQQEPASLPVQLNRDSHSHQSRRSLKGHHQAEASLQGRHQEQQIHQAHHPQPTKPSPQRPHSIQQTHHHSSTPQIHHIHHITPQPPPQDYQHQIHVIHPPQQPHRPQPLLSTFQPLQPHQPTLSTFQPLPQHHQSQHQVQSSTQTARPQSQPSHHLLQSQHQSQSHKQSHGQSQPQSLPHSLSDPTEHLEPPPPPPLPPPCSPPPLPRPSLSRMDSNHMSVKRLRWEQVENSEGTIWGQLGANSDYDKLHDMVKYLDLELHFGTQKGSMPAPELTPHLETFKKKDVIEILSHKKAYNASILIAHLKLSPGELRQVLMNMSTDRLEPDHIKQLLLYAPDAEEVKKYEEYRQDPSKLSEPDQFVLQMLSVPEYQTRLQSLLFKCSLQEKTEELRGAYDCIYKASMELKTSKKLAKILEFVLAMGNYLNNSQPKTNKTTGFKINFLTELSTTKTVDGKSTFLHILVKSLCQHFPDVLDFSKDLTMVPLAAKVNQRNITSDLNDLHTTIQDIRSACQKMPATAEDRFAVVMSNFLENSHPAMQSLESLQQRSMEEFSKTASYFGEDGKSTNTEAFFGIFSEFIGKFERALSDQQIAENPKSPRSPRMASPLAW is encoded by the exons ATGGGAAGGGATAGGAGCCTTTCCAGACACTTTCG GATCTTCATTCCCAAGAAGCACCGGGAGCGTTTTGACGAGGTGGTCTCCCAAAGCCTGATGAGCCGGCTCAAGGGGCGGAGCTTCAGCGACCCCAGCCGCAACCACCTTCGCCGCAGCCGGAGCGAGGACCACCCCGAACGCCTCCTGGTCTCCACACGGGCCAGCTCAGTGCCACGCACCCACGCAGAGGAAGGCGTGGTCCCCCCAACCCGAGGCATGCGCAAGACCACCTCCCTCATAGCCGGCCACTCCAGCGGCTCCACCACCAACTGCAG GACAGTGAGAGTGTGCAAAGGCAACATGAGCTTCGGCTTCACTCTCAGAGGTCATGCTCCAGTGTGGATCGACTCAGTCATCCCTG GAAGTCCAGCAGATAAGGCCGGTCTGAAACCAGGAGACCGCATCCTGTTCCTGAACGGACTGGACATGAG GACCTCCTCCCATGAGAAGGTGGTGTCCATGCTGCAGGGGAGCGGCGCCATGCCCAccctggtggtggaggacgggCCGCCGACGTTCTCCCTGTCGGAGCAGGACTTCGCTGGAGGCGGCGTTCCCGCAGAAAGAGCCCGATCCCCGGTGCTCAGCTCCCTGCAGTGGGTGGCCGAGATCCTGCCTCCCAGCATCAGGGTCCAGGGTCGCACCTTCGGACAGCAGCTGGAGCATCTGCTGACCATCCAGGAGAGGTACACCATCTGCAAGGCTCTGGAGAACTTCTTCCAGCACCG GAACGTTGACACCCTGATCGTGGACGTGTTCCCAGTTCTGGACACTCCGGCCAAGCAGGTGATCTGGCAGTTTGTTTACCAGCTGCTGACGTACGAGGAGCAGGAGCACTGCCAGAGCAAGATTTCCCGTTTCCTCGGATACAAAGCTCCAG TTCCTCCACCGCCGCCTCCACCTCCGCCCCCTCCGGAGCCCGAGGTCGCCCCGGAGCCCCACCGACGCAGCAGCTCCATGAGGGTGACGGGGACCACGTACAGGAGCAGTGTGAGGGGACGTAGCTCCGATGACCTGGTCATTGGCACACACTTGGGCATGG GCCTCCGAGCAGAGCCGGTTCTGGAGACAGGGATGAGACTGGCTCCAGGAGAGAGACAGTCAGGAGATGGAACCTCGCTCCCCGAGACTCCCAACAACCTCACCAAT CTGTCAGCAGTTTACGCTGAACTGGAGAACATGTATTCAGCCAAGAGGTCCAAGTCTCTGAAGAGTCGCCCTCCTCCTGCACCGGAGAGTCTGCTGGACCTGGAACCTCCTTCACGCACACCGTCGCCTACGATACATGCTAACACAG gGAGCCGTAAAGGCCCACCGTCGCACACATCCTGGCCAGACCCGCTGCCCAGTCCCCCTCCATCCCAGTTCTACCCCTCAGGGTTGACCAGCCAGACCAGTGGGGAGTCCAACCCCTACATCAGCCTGGACAGTCCCCCTCCATCGCCTCCAGAACCCCCCGACTACCCATCCAGTCCCCCAGCCCACCGTAGCAACAAGCGGCGTTACACGTTCTCCAAACCGCCTCGATCCGAGGACACTGATCGCTTCCTGGATGCTCTGAGCGAACAGCTGGGCCAGAGGGTGGCCATCGTGGATGACTTCCTAACTCCTGAAAATGACTATGAGGAG GATGTTGTGCAGATGGGCTTTCCAGATGAGGAGGATGACGACAATGAAGACGACTTGGGGGTGGACGAAGAGGAAAACGGAGGATTCGTGGCTCCGGAGCTAAGCAGCCCCAGCGACGTTCAGAGCAGCAGCGGAGAAGAGAACGCCTCCTCGCTCACCTACTCCTCGTCCTCTGACCACATTCCTCCGCCACCCATGACTccgcctccacctccacctgtcCAGTTCAATGAcccgcctcctcctccgcctcctccgcCTGCACAGACccaacctcagcagcagcagcttagcTACACTCCTGAACACTCCCCGAGAGCTTATGTACCTATCCGCCGGAAATCTGGCCCTCCTCCACCGCCTCCTCCCCGAAACAACCCGCCGCCGAAACGCCACTCCTTGCATAAAGTTCTCCCCACACGAGATGACCTGCAGGTTCATGCTACCATCCAGGAGCTGAAAGCCTACCAAGAACAACAAGCCTACCAGGAGAGACAAGCCTACGAGGAGCAGCAAGCCTATAAGGAGAGGCAGGCATATGAGGAGCAAAAAGCCTATGAGGAGCAACAGCTGTTCCAGGAGCAACAGGCTTATCAGGAGAAACTGTTCAAAGAGAGGCAGGCTTATGAGGAGCAGAAAGCGTACGAGGAGCAGAAGGCTTTTGAGGAGCAGCAAATGTACCAGGAGCAGCAAGCCTACCAAGAAAGACAAGCGTACGAGCAGCGTCAAGCCTACCAGGAGCAAAAGGCATACGAGCAGCGCCAAGCCTACAAGGAGCAAAAAGCTTTTGAAGAGCTTCAGGCCTACCAGGAGCAAAAAGCGTACGAGGAGCGAAAAGCTTATGAGGAACAAAAAGCTTACGAGGAACGTCAAGCCTACGAGGAGCAGCAGATGCAGCAGATCTACCAGAGCCACCACTCCATGCCTAACCAGCCAACGCAGCAGAAATCCCACTCGCCTCTGCCCCTCCAGCAGCTACACCAGTCCTTACCGCCGCTGCCGTCCCCAGACTCCGCCCACCACCACCCCAATCATCCTCTTTATCTGATGCGCCAagcacagcaacagcagcagcaacaacaacaacaacaaacccaCCAGAGTCACCACCACCGCCGTCTGTCTCGATCAGCTCCTCCACCGCACCAGCCGTCGCCCCAACCGACCGTCCACCCCAGCCCACAGGCTCAGTACGCCGAGGGGATCTACCAGAGCCATCAGGGCATCAGACCCCAGCCCCACCACTCCTCAGCGGAGATGCTCCACCAGATGCACCAAGCTCCGGCTCATCACTCCTCCACTGAGATGCTCCACCAGTTGCAGCAGGTCCAGGCCCGCCACTCGTCTGCCGAGATGCTCCAGCAGATGCAGCACGCCCACTACTCGTCGTCAGAAATGCTCCACCAAATACACAAATCCAAGGCCCATCATTCCTCGACGGAGCTCCTGCACCAAGCTCACCAAATGCAGCAAATGCAGCCTCACCACTCCTCCACCGAACTGCTCCATCAGGCCCACCAGATGCACCGCGGACAGCCCCACCATTCGTCCACCGAGCTGCTCCATCAGATGCACAAACCCCAGGCCCACCACTCCTCCACAGAGCTCCTCCATCAAGCCCATCAGATGCACCAACCCAAGCCCCACCACTCCTCCACGGAGCTGCTCCACCAAGCCCAGCAGGAGCCCGCCTCCCTCCCTGTTCAGCTGAACCGGGACAGCCACTCGCACCAGAGCCGGAGGAGCCTCAAAGGGCACCATCAGGCTGAAGCGTCTCTGCAGGGGAGGCATCAAGAGCAGCAGATCCACCAAGCCCACCACCCCCAGCCCACCAAGCCCTCTCCCCAGAGACCCCACTCCATCCAGCAGACCCACCACCACTCCAGCACCCCACAGATCCACCATATTCACCACATCACCCCACAGCCCCCTCCTCAGGACTACCAGCACCAGATCCACGTCATCCACCCTCCCCAGCAGCCACACAGGCCCCAGCCGCTCCTCTCCACCTTCCAGCCCCTGCAGCCCCACCAGCCCACCCTCTCCACCTTCCAGCCTCTGCCGCAGCACCACCAGTCGCAGCACCAGGTCCAGTCCTCCACCCAAACCGCCCGGCCACAGTCGCAGCCCTCGCATCACCTGCTGCAGTCCCAGCACCAGTCACAATCCCACAAGCAGTCCCACGGCCAGAGTCAGCCCCAGTCCCTCCCCCACTCTCTCTCCGACCCCACCGAGCATCTGGAGCCCCCTCCACCTCCGCCGCTGCCTCCGCCCTGCTCCCCTCCACCGCTGCCCAGACCCAGCCTGTCCAGGATGGACTCCAACCACATGAGTGTGAAGAGGCTGCGCTGGGAGCAGGTGGAAAACTCCGAGGGGACCATATGGGGACAG TTGGGAGCAAACTCTGACTACGACAAACTGCACGACATGGTGAAGTATCTGGATCTGGAGCTGCACTTTGGGACCCAGAAGGGCTCCA TGCCTGCTCCAGAGCTAACCCCCCATCTagaaaccttcaagaagaaagaTGTTATTGAAATTCTGTCCCATAAGAAGGCTTACAATGCCT CCATCCTGATAGCCCACCTGAAGCTGTCTCCTGGGGAGCTGAGGCAGGTGCTGATGAACATGTCCACGGATCGGCTAGAGCCGGATCACAtcaagcagctgctgctgtacGCCCCCGACGCAGAGGAGGTCAAAAAATATGAAGAGTACCGGCAGGACCCCAGCAAACTCAGCGAGCCAGACCAGTTTGTGTTGCAG ATGTTGTCGGTTCCGGAGTACCAGACCCGACTGCAGAGCCTCCTCTTCAAATGTTCGCTTCAGGAGAAGACAGAGGAGCTGAGAGGAGCGTATGACTGTATTTATAAGGCCTCCATGGAGCTGAAGACCAGCAAGAAGCTGGCCAAGATACTGGAG tttgtgttgGCGATGGGGAACTATTTAAACAACAGCCAGCCTAAAACCAACAAGACTACTGGCTTCAAGATCAACTTCCTGACAGAA CTGAGCACAACTAAAACGGTGGACGGGAAATCCACATTTCTGCACATCCTGGTCAAGTCGTTGTGTCAACACTTTCCTGATGTGTTGGACTTTTCTAAAGATCTCACAATGGTTCCTCTTGCAGCAAAAG TGAATCAGAGGAACATCACATCAGACCTGAATGACCTTCACACGACCATCCAGGACATTCGCTCGGCCTGTCAGAAGATGCCTGCGACTGCTGAGGACCGCTTTGCTGTCGTCATGAGT AACTTCCTGGAAAACAGTCACCCAGCAATGCAGTCTTTGGAGTCTCTCCAGCAGAGATCCATGGAAGAATTCAGCAAAACGGCCTCTTACTTCGGAGAAGACGGCAAAAGCACCAACACCGAGGCCTTCTTTGGGATCTTTTCTGAGTTCATTGGCAAGTTTGAG AGGGCTCTCAGTGATCAGCAAATCGCAGAAAACCCGAAGAGTCCCAGAAGTCCACGAATGGCCTCCCCACTGGCCTggtaa
- the grid2ipa gene encoding delphilin isoform X5: MLEEIMNCCLRIFIPKKHRERFDEVVSQSLMSRLKGRSFSDPSRNHLRRSRSEDHPERLLVSTRASSVPRTHAEEGVVPPTRGMRKTTSLIAGHSSGSTTNCRTVRVCKGNMSFGFTLRGHAPVWIDSVIPGSPADKAGLKPGDRILFLNGLDMRTSSHEKVVSMLQGSGAMPTLVVEDGPPTFSLSEQDFAGGGVPAERARSPVLSSLQWVAEILPPSIRVQGRTFGQQLEHLLTIQERYTICKALENFFQHRNVDTLIVDVFPVLDTPAKQVIWQFVYQLLTYEEQEHCQSKISRFLGYKAPVPPPPPPPPPPPEPEVAPEPHRRSSSMRVTGTTYRSSVRGRSSDDLVIGTHLGMGLRAEPVLETGMRLAPGERQSGDGTSLPETPNNLTNLSAVYAELENMYSAKRSKSLKSRPPPAPESLLDLEPPSRTPSPTIHANTGSRKGPPSHTSWPDPLPSPPPSQFYPSGLTSQTSGESNPYISLDSPPPSPPEPPDYPSSPPAHRSNKRRYTFSKPPRSEDTDRFLDALSEQLGQRVAIVDDFLTPENDYEEDVVQMGFPDEEDDDNEDDLGVDEEENGGFVAPELSSPSDVQSSSGEENASSLTYSSSSDHIPPPPMTPPPPPPVQFNDPPPPPPPPPAQTQPQQQQLSYTPEHSPRAYVPIRRKSGPPPPPPPRNNPPPKRHSLHKVLPTRDDLQVHATIQELKAYQEQQAYQERQAYEEQQAYKERQAYEEQKAYEEQQLFQEQQAYQEKLFKERQAYEEQKAYEEQKAFEEQQMYQEQQAYQERQAYEQRQAYQEQKAYEQRQAYKEQKAFEELQAYQEQKAYEERKAYEEQKAYEERQAYEEQQMQQIYQSHHSMPNQPTQQKSHSPLPLQQLHQSLPPLPSPDSAHHHPNHPLYLMRQAQQQQQQQQQQQTHQSHHHRRLSRSAPPPHQPSPQPTVHPSPQAQYAEGIYQSHQGIRPQPHHSSAEMLHQMHQAPAHHSSTEMLHQLQQVQARHSSAEMLQQMQHAHYSSSEMLHQIHKSKAHHSSTELLHQAHQMQQMQPHHSSTELLHQAHQMHRGQPHHSSTELLHQMHKPQAHHSSTELLHQAHQMHQPKPHHSSTELLHQAQQEPASLPVQLNRDSHSHQSRRSLKGHHQAEASLQGRHQEQQIHQAHHPQPTKPSPQRPHSIQQTHHHSSTPQIHHIHHITPQPPPQDYQHQIHVIHPPQQPHRPQPLLSTFQPLQPHQPTLSTFQPLPQHHQSQHQVQSSTQTARPQSQPSHHLLQSQHQSQSHKQSHGQSQPQSLPHSLSDPTEHLEPPPPPPLPPPCSPPPLPRPSLSRMDSNHMSVKRLRWEQVENSEGTIWGQLGANSDYDKLHDMVKYLDLELHFGTQKGSMPAPELTPHLETFKKKDVIEILSHKKAYNASILIAHLKLSPGELRQVLMNMSTDRLEPDHIKQLLLYAPDAEEVKKYEEYRQDPSKLSEPDQFVLQMLSVPEYQTRLQSLLFKCSLQEKTEELRGAYDCIYKASMELKTSKKLAKILEFVLAMGNYLNNSQPKTNKTTGFKINFLTELSTTKTVDGKSTFLHILVKSLCQHFPDVLDFSKDLTMVPLAAKVNQRNITSDLNDLHTTIQDIRSACQKMPATAEDRFAVVMSNFLENSHPAMQSLESLQQRSMEEFSKTASYFGEDGKSTNTEAFFGIFSEFIGKFERALSDQQIAENPKSPRSPRMASPLAW, encoded by the exons ATGCTGGAAGAAATTATGAACTGCTGCCTCAG GATCTTCATTCCCAAGAAGCACCGGGAGCGTTTTGACGAGGTGGTCTCCCAAAGCCTGATGAGCCGGCTCAAGGGGCGGAGCTTCAGCGACCCCAGCCGCAACCACCTTCGCCGCAGCCGGAGCGAGGACCACCCCGAACGCCTCCTGGTCTCCACACGGGCCAGCTCAGTGCCACGCACCCACGCAGAGGAAGGCGTGGTCCCCCCAACCCGAGGCATGCGCAAGACCACCTCCCTCATAGCCGGCCACTCCAGCGGCTCCACCACCAACTGCAG GACAGTGAGAGTGTGCAAAGGCAACATGAGCTTCGGCTTCACTCTCAGAGGTCATGCTCCAGTGTGGATCGACTCAGTCATCCCTG GAAGTCCAGCAGATAAGGCCGGTCTGAAACCAGGAGACCGCATCCTGTTCCTGAACGGACTGGACATGAG GACCTCCTCCCATGAGAAGGTGGTGTCCATGCTGCAGGGGAGCGGCGCCATGCCCAccctggtggtggaggacgggCCGCCGACGTTCTCCCTGTCGGAGCAGGACTTCGCTGGAGGCGGCGTTCCCGCAGAAAGAGCCCGATCCCCGGTGCTCAGCTCCCTGCAGTGGGTGGCCGAGATCCTGCCTCCCAGCATCAGGGTCCAGGGTCGCACCTTCGGACAGCAGCTGGAGCATCTGCTGACCATCCAGGAGAGGTACACCATCTGCAAGGCTCTGGAGAACTTCTTCCAGCACCG GAACGTTGACACCCTGATCGTGGACGTGTTCCCAGTTCTGGACACTCCGGCCAAGCAGGTGATCTGGCAGTTTGTTTACCAGCTGCTGACGTACGAGGAGCAGGAGCACTGCCAGAGCAAGATTTCCCGTTTCCTCGGATACAAAGCTCCAG TTCCTCCACCGCCGCCTCCACCTCCGCCCCCTCCGGAGCCCGAGGTCGCCCCGGAGCCCCACCGACGCAGCAGCTCCATGAGGGTGACGGGGACCACGTACAGGAGCAGTGTGAGGGGACGTAGCTCCGATGACCTGGTCATTGGCACACACTTGGGCATGG GCCTCCGAGCAGAGCCGGTTCTGGAGACAGGGATGAGACTGGCTCCAGGAGAGAGACAGTCAGGAGATGGAACCTCGCTCCCCGAGACTCCCAACAACCTCACCAAT CTGTCAGCAGTTTACGCTGAACTGGAGAACATGTATTCAGCCAAGAGGTCCAAGTCTCTGAAGAGTCGCCCTCCTCCTGCACCGGAGAGTCTGCTGGACCTGGAACCTCCTTCACGCACACCGTCGCCTACGATACATGCTAACACAG gGAGCCGTAAAGGCCCACCGTCGCACACATCCTGGCCAGACCCGCTGCCCAGTCCCCCTCCATCCCAGTTCTACCCCTCAGGGTTGACCAGCCAGACCAGTGGGGAGTCCAACCCCTACATCAGCCTGGACAGTCCCCCTCCATCGCCTCCAGAACCCCCCGACTACCCATCCAGTCCCCCAGCCCACCGTAGCAACAAGCGGCGTTACACGTTCTCCAAACCGCCTCGATCCGAGGACACTGATCGCTTCCTGGATGCTCTGAGCGAACAGCTGGGCCAGAGGGTGGCCATCGTGGATGACTTCCTAACTCCTGAAAATGACTATGAGGAG GATGTTGTGCAGATGGGCTTTCCAGATGAGGAGGATGACGACAATGAAGACGACTTGGGGGTGGACGAAGAGGAAAACGGAGGATTCGTGGCTCCGGAGCTAAGCAGCCCCAGCGACGTTCAGAGCAGCAGCGGAGAAGAGAACGCCTCCTCGCTCACCTACTCCTCGTCCTCTGACCACATTCCTCCGCCACCCATGACTccgcctccacctccacctgtcCAGTTCAATGAcccgcctcctcctccgcctcctccgcCTGCACAGACccaacctcagcagcagcagcttagcTACACTCCTGAACACTCCCCGAGAGCTTATGTACCTATCCGCCGGAAATCTGGCCCTCCTCCACCGCCTCCTCCCCGAAACAACCCGCCGCCGAAACGCCACTCCTTGCATAAAGTTCTCCCCACACGAGATGACCTGCAGGTTCATGCTACCATCCAGGAGCTGAAAGCCTACCAAGAACAACAAGCCTACCAGGAGAGACAAGCCTACGAGGAGCAGCAAGCCTATAAGGAGAGGCAGGCATATGAGGAGCAAAAAGCCTATGAGGAGCAACAGCTGTTCCAGGAGCAACAGGCTTATCAGGAGAAACTGTTCAAAGAGAGGCAGGCTTATGAGGAGCAGAAAGCGTACGAGGAGCAGAAGGCTTTTGAGGAGCAGCAAATGTACCAGGAGCAGCAAGCCTACCAAGAAAGACAAGCGTACGAGCAGCGTCAAGCCTACCAGGAGCAAAAGGCATACGAGCAGCGCCAAGCCTACAAGGAGCAAAAAGCTTTTGAAGAGCTTCAGGCCTACCAGGAGCAAAAAGCGTACGAGGAGCGAAAAGCTTATGAGGAACAAAAAGCTTACGAGGAACGTCAAGCCTACGAGGAGCAGCAGATGCAGCAGATCTACCAGAGCCACCACTCCATGCCTAACCAGCCAACGCAGCAGAAATCCCACTCGCCTCTGCCCCTCCAGCAGCTACACCAGTCCTTACCGCCGCTGCCGTCCCCAGACTCCGCCCACCACCACCCCAATCATCCTCTTTATCTGATGCGCCAagcacagcaacagcagcagcaacaacaacaacaacaaacccaCCAGAGTCACCACCACCGCCGTCTGTCTCGATCAGCTCCTCCACCGCACCAGCCGTCGCCCCAACCGACCGTCCACCCCAGCCCACAGGCTCAGTACGCCGAGGGGATCTACCAGAGCCATCAGGGCATCAGACCCCAGCCCCACCACTCCTCAGCGGAGATGCTCCACCAGATGCACCAAGCTCCGGCTCATCACTCCTCCACTGAGATGCTCCACCAGTTGCAGCAGGTCCAGGCCCGCCACTCGTCTGCCGAGATGCTCCAGCAGATGCAGCACGCCCACTACTCGTCGTCAGAAATGCTCCACCAAATACACAAATCCAAGGCCCATCATTCCTCGACGGAGCTCCTGCACCAAGCTCACCAAATGCAGCAAATGCAGCCTCACCACTCCTCCACCGAACTGCTCCATCAGGCCCACCAGATGCACCGCGGACAGCCCCACCATTCGTCCACCGAGCTGCTCCATCAGATGCACAAACCCCAGGCCCACCACTCCTCCACAGAGCTCCTCCATCAAGCCCATCAGATGCACCAACCCAAGCCCCACCACTCCTCCACGGAGCTGCTCCACCAAGCCCAGCAGGAGCCCGCCTCCCTCCCTGTTCAGCTGAACCGGGACAGCCACTCGCACCAGAGCCGGAGGAGCCTCAAAGGGCACCATCAGGCTGAAGCGTCTCTGCAGGGGAGGCATCAAGAGCAGCAGATCCACCAAGCCCACCACCCCCAGCCCACCAAGCCCTCTCCCCAGAGACCCCACTCCATCCAGCAGACCCACCACCACTCCAGCACCCCACAGATCCACCATATTCACCACATCACCCCACAGCCCCCTCCTCAGGACTACCAGCACCAGATCCACGTCATCCACCCTCCCCAGCAGCCACACAGGCCCCAGCCGCTCCTCTCCACCTTCCAGCCCCTGCAGCCCCACCAGCCCACCCTCTCCACCTTCCAGCCTCTGCCGCAGCACCACCAGTCGCAGCACCAGGTCCAGTCCTCCACCCAAACCGCCCGGCCACAGTCGCAGCCCTCGCATCACCTGCTGCAGTCCCAGCACCAGTCACAATCCCACAAGCAGTCCCACGGCCAGAGTCAGCCCCAGTCCCTCCCCCACTCTCTCTCCGACCCCACCGAGCATCTGGAGCCCCCTCCACCTCCGCCGCTGCCTCCGCCCTGCTCCCCTCCACCGCTGCCCAGACCCAGCCTGTCCAGGATGGACTCCAACCACATGAGTGTGAAGAGGCTGCGCTGGGAGCAGGTGGAAAACTCCGAGGGGACCATATGGGGACAG TTGGGAGCAAACTCTGACTACGACAAACTGCACGACATGGTGAAGTATCTGGATCTGGAGCTGCACTTTGGGACCCAGAAGGGCTCCA TGCCTGCTCCAGAGCTAACCCCCCATCTagaaaccttcaagaagaaagaTGTTATTGAAATTCTGTCCCATAAGAAGGCTTACAATGCCT CCATCCTGATAGCCCACCTGAAGCTGTCTCCTGGGGAGCTGAGGCAGGTGCTGATGAACATGTCCACGGATCGGCTAGAGCCGGATCACAtcaagcagctgctgctgtacGCCCCCGACGCAGAGGAGGTCAAAAAATATGAAGAGTACCGGCAGGACCCCAGCAAACTCAGCGAGCCAGACCAGTTTGTGTTGCAG ATGTTGTCGGTTCCGGAGTACCAGACCCGACTGCAGAGCCTCCTCTTCAAATGTTCGCTTCAGGAGAAGACAGAGGAGCTGAGAGGAGCGTATGACTGTATTTATAAGGCCTCCATGGAGCTGAAGACCAGCAAGAAGCTGGCCAAGATACTGGAG tttgtgttgGCGATGGGGAACTATTTAAACAACAGCCAGCCTAAAACCAACAAGACTACTGGCTTCAAGATCAACTTCCTGACAGAA CTGAGCACAACTAAAACGGTGGACGGGAAATCCACATTTCTGCACATCCTGGTCAAGTCGTTGTGTCAACACTTTCCTGATGTGTTGGACTTTTCTAAAGATCTCACAATGGTTCCTCTTGCAGCAAAAG TGAATCAGAGGAACATCACATCAGACCTGAATGACCTTCACACGACCATCCAGGACATTCGCTCGGCCTGTCAGAAGATGCCTGCGACTGCTGAGGACCGCTTTGCTGTCGTCATGAGT AACTTCCTGGAAAACAGTCACCCAGCAATGCAGTCTTTGGAGTCTCTCCAGCAGAGATCCATGGAAGAATTCAGCAAAACGGCCTCTTACTTCGGAGAAGACGGCAAAAGCACCAACACCGAGGCCTTCTTTGGGATCTTTTCTGAGTTCATTGGCAAGTTTGAG AGGGCTCTCAGTGATCAGCAAATCGCAGAAAACCCGAAGAGTCCCAGAAGTCCACGAATGGCCTCCCCACTGGCCTggtaa